Proteins encoded within one genomic window of Verrucomicrobiota bacterium:
- a CDS encoding SGNH/GDSL hydrolase family protein yields the protein MAGLLANTVQSQNLEPAAGKKAPAKPRDPALIEVADVPGLPRVLLIGDSISMGYTLPVREKLKGRANVHHPPENCGPTERGLERLEKWLGSGHWDVIHFNFGLHDLKYLDEKGQYVGPDKGKQLAPPEVYRKQLRDITVQLQKSGAKLIYATTTPVPPGTTGRVAGDERVYNEIATAVMKELKVPIDDLCGLVAAQQAKLPPRPESEKPTGRTRVPSRPGELQLPFNVHFTPEGYDQLANLVVASVEKQLPPPVK from the coding sequence ATGGCTGGATTGCTGGCAAACACCGTCCAGAGCCAGAACCTGGAACCGGCGGCGGGCAAAAAAGCCCCGGCCAAACCGCGCGATCCGGCCTTGATCGAAGTTGCCGACGTGCCCGGCCTGCCACGCGTGCTGCTCATCGGGGATTCCATCTCCATGGGTTACACCCTGCCAGTGCGCGAAAAGCTGAAAGGCCGCGCCAACGTGCATCACCCCCCGGAAAATTGCGGTCCGACCGAACGTGGTCTGGAGCGATTGGAGAAGTGGCTGGGAAGCGGCCACTGGGACGTGATTCATTTCAACTTCGGCCTGCACGATCTCAAATACCTTGATGAAAAAGGGCAATACGTCGGGCCGGACAAGGGCAAGCAACTCGCGCCGCCGGAGGTGTACCGCAAGCAGTTGCGTGACATCACGGTCCAGTTGCAGAAGAGCGGCGCGAAGCTGATCTACGCCACCACAACTCCGGTGCCGCCAGGTACCACCGGCCGTGTTGCGGGAGACGAGCGGGTCTATAATGAGATCGCCACGGCGGTGATGAAAGAATTGAAGGTGCCGATTGATGATCTGTGCGGCCTGGTGGCGGCGCAACAGGCAAAGCTGCCGCCGCGCCCGGAGAGCGAGAAACCGACGGGGCGCACGCGCGTGCCATCCCGGCCGGGAGAACTCCAGTTACCCTTCAACGTGCATTTCACGCCCGAAGGATACGACCAACTTGCCAACCTTGTCGTGGCGAGCGTCGAAAAACAATTGCCGCCCCCAGTAAAATGA